In Triticum aestivum cultivar Chinese Spring chromosome 5B, IWGSC CS RefSeq v2.1, whole genome shotgun sequence, the following proteins share a genomic window:
- the LOC123111677 gene encoding uncharacterized protein isoform X2, which produces MEGPATTSYNRIFDTTGGIFCCDRQIKDEEQHELYGGCCSRRRAALRAAGSLAGDAPRRPCWSWASPEMRRGGLAGAARCCEPWGSRRRCVVLRAAVDLAGDAPRDPRKKKLGIIRNRSTALRGKQCKMPYLSDLESNVELLQQETNSLPTRVQSMEVI; this is translated from the exons ATGGAGGGGCCGGCGACGACGAGCTACAATAG AATTTTTGATACGACCGGTGGAATTTTTTGCTGCGACCGGCAAATTAAGGACGAGGAACAACACGAGCTCTACGGCGGGTGCTGCAGCCGGCGACGTGCGGCTCTACGAGCCGCGGGGAGCCTCGCCGGAGATGCGCCGCGGCGGCCTTGCTGGAGCTGGGCCTCGCCGGAGATGCGCCGCGGCGGCCTTGCTGGAGCTGCGCGGTGCTGCGAGCCGTGGGGATCTCGCCGGAGATGCGTCGTGCTGCGAGCTGCAGTTGATCTCGCCGGAGATGCGCCACgggacccgaggaagaagaagctggg GATCATTCGAAACCGGAGTACTGCACTAAGAGGTAAGCAGTGCAAGATGCCGTACCTGTCGGACCTTGAAAGCAATGTTGAACTACTGCAGCAGGAGACTAACTCACTACCTACAAGAGTGCAGTCGATGGAG GTCATTTGA
- the LOC123111677 gene encoding uncharacterized protein isoform X1 → MEGPATTSYNRIFDTTGGIFCCDRQIKDEEQHELYGGCCSRRRAALRAAGSLAGDAPRRPCWSWASPEMRRGGLAGAARCCEPWGSRRRCVVLRAAVDLAGDAPRDPRKKKLGIIRNRSTALRGKQCKMPYLSDLESNVELLQQETNSLPTRVQSMEVCNSADLLHDHEQMF, encoded by the exons ATGGAGGGGCCGGCGACGACGAGCTACAATAG AATTTTTGATACGACCGGTGGAATTTTTTGCTGCGACCGGCAAATTAAGGACGAGGAACAACACGAGCTCTACGGCGGGTGCTGCAGCCGGCGACGTGCGGCTCTACGAGCCGCGGGGAGCCTCGCCGGAGATGCGCCGCGGCGGCCTTGCTGGAGCTGGGCCTCGCCGGAGATGCGCCGCGGCGGCCTTGCTGGAGCTGCGCGGTGCTGCGAGCCGTGGGGATCTCGCCGGAGATGCGTCGTGCTGCGAGCTGCAGTTGATCTCGCCGGAGATGCGCCACgggacccgaggaagaagaagctggg GATCATTCGAAACCGGAGTACTGCACTAAGAGGTAAGCAGTGCAAGATGCCGTACCTGTCGGACCTTGAAAGCAATGTTGAACTACTGCAGCAGGAGACTAACTCACTACCTACAAGAGTGCAGTCGATGGAGGTTTGTAATTCTGCTGACTTATTACATGATCATGAGCAGATGTTTTAG